In Pyrenophora tritici-repentis strain M4 chromosome 6, whole genome shotgun sequence, the DNA window CTCGCCCAAGCCTGGACGGAAATCCAAGCCGCCCGCGCCCTCGTCTACAACGCGGCACGCAAAAAAGAAGCCGGCGAGGACTTCATCACCGACGCGGCCATGGCCAAGCTCATGGCCTCGCAGGTGGCGGGCAGGGTGTCGGGCCAGGCGATTGAGTGGATGGGTGGCATGGGGTTTGTACGCGAGGGGCTGGCGGAAAAGTACTTTAGGGATAGTAAGATTGGCGCGATTTATGAGGGCACGAGTAATATTCAGCTCACGACGATTGGGAAGGCGTTGCAGAAGAGGTATACGAAGTAGAGAGTGTGAGGGATGGGAGGGGGAGGGGTGGATGATTGGGGGAGGAGGCATTCAAAAGAAAGAGTGCTGCGTGTCTAAGTACATGGAAGGTTGAAATATACTTGTATCAAAACATATCACGATCATCGCTGATACTCCCTCCCTGTATGCACATCAGGCTCATCTTTTCCTCAACCAGGGCACGGCACGGCGGATGTAAGATATGTAAGATGTAGATCTCGGTTCTATGGCCGTCGTGCCGTCGTCGAATCGTACCGATACACAATGAAGATCAGAAGTAAGAGCGGAAAAGCTCGGTAGTGTACCAGATTACTGTGTATGTCATTGTTCCGTGCGTGGTGTGGGTGAGATAAGGTAGTGGGGTCTAGGGGTCTGGAGACTTTTTGGTCCTGGGGAGGGCTGAACCATTAGTTAGTACACCCCTTCTTTTTCTTCCTTTTTTCTTCTCCTATAATAATACAAGTTGGATGGTAGAAGACGTTACAACATAGGTGAAGAGAAAACGTAGAAAGGGGATTATAAAATTAGATTGAATAGTTATTGAATTAGTGTGGTAATAAGATAATAGTGAGTGTACTTGAAGCTTCGGAGATGACGGCCGGTAGTCGTGAGATTTGCACGTGCttaacgtgtctgtgcgcgtgatgcccataatcgcgtgccgcacaccccgcaacatcaacaccaatccacccttaccacttcaaccacccataactccacaactatgagttgtatcaacgctgcgattgaagctattgaatcgcgtgatcccggagataaatttacatactctgaggttgcgcgccgctttggtgttgatcgctctacgttgtcgcgacgccatcaacagatccggggctcaaatgaagccaaatcacgtaatcagcaactccttcacccacaccaggagctacagcttctagagcacattgacgagcttactgaggctggcttaccaccgacgaggactatgatccagaactttgctagtgctatagccggaagggctgcctcccaaagctgggtgacgcgcttctttcaccgtcatcccgacgcgattatatcacgttggtcaactggtttggaccgcaatcgccaccgggctgattctgtatacaagtacgagtcgtactttgatctactatctactaaaatggctcagcaccatattcgggcgcaggatgtatataatatggatgagaagggattccttattggagtgacggggaggagtaagagagtgtttagtaagcagaaatatgagactgggggctttaagaaagtgatacaggacggcaacagagattggatcactgttatcgctgctatatgtgctgatgggagtacgttaccgcccgcgattatatacgaagctacttcgggcaacatgtacgccagatgggttgatgatatcgcaattgacgatccagtctacgttacctcaagtccctcagggtggaccaatgatcaggtaggcctggcatggctcgaacaggtgtttgatcgccatacgaaggagaaggccggcaatcacacacgcttactcatccttgacggccatgggagtcacgttactatggagtttattgactACGCGATCGCCCACAATATTATGTTACTCGTACTACCCCCCATAGTACCCAtacgctgcagccactcgatgtggtaatgttcaaacctctggcagccgcgtactcactcagcttgcagcactacctccaggcgagccacggtctcttagctgtgaggaaggatgacttctaccgtcttttcaagcctgcctgggactcctctttcattaagaagcacgcgttgaaggcatttaaagccactgggatagctcctatagatcccgaagtagtacttaaaaagttccgaaagtcaacactaacagcaccgccgccactagtgaacgtgagtagagctactatcacgaacctcattaatcaggcctacgatccgagctctattgcggccaacaacctctcagacatactcctccgcctccaggctgccaaagagatcgccgagtacgagaaggacgcactgcgcgcggcgctacacgttcaccagaagccccgcaatcggcacgaacctccctagatctacagcagcgaaaagcgttccattcaggggcagtttggtggtcgccgtgcaagcttcgagaggcccgcttcaggcagctagtgaaggagaaggagaaggagaaagagctacttgataagatagagttgaaagaggcaaaggagaacaacaggatctatcaacttaagatcaaagaggcagcgcgggcggcgcgtgaggaggcaaagaaggtgcgggatgaagccaaggctgtaaaggctgccgaacttgacgccaaacgacgcgatcgcgacgctgcaaaggctatacaacaaccccaatcgggcaagcgtaaggcttcaaagcccgctgcaaagcaacagccaaaaaaacgacgcgtgggtggtgctggcggtggtactctggctgaggtggctgcaccggctcccccaccaacaaccacccgacgcggccgggccgtcaatactccggcaaaatatagatagacaaagttgtagagctacgtctatagatcaatacaccggaaaatctcgcgataatagttattgtacgtggctgcgcagcctcaactttgccgtcgtcgcgatattggtggggtgtgcggcacgcgattatgggcatcacgcgcacagacacgttatCGATGGATGATGCCATCACCGCACCTCGACTGCAAGTAGTTTAGCCCCGCGGCCGCATCGCTGGGCTGCAGCAACATGCATGTACATGTGAAATTATTGATCGCTTGTGGATACACGacagacgacgacgacgccTGACTCGGGCGGCAGCCGTGTTCTATGACAGCTGCCGGTAGTTGAGCTACTGCGCGCTGCGCGCCTTATGGCACGCAGGAACGACGGGCCTCAGCGCTGGAGCGGAGTCCACCTTCTGATGGGGTGCATGTGCAGGTGCATCAGTCCATGTCTCCCCACCCTTCTGCTTCGCTCGACCCACCGGGACTGACCTCGTCGTTGGCATCATTCCAGCAGCCGGGCCGCAGGCGCAAAACACTCAACAACGGCGCCTTTTCTGGAAAGACTAGGATCTATCCATGTTAATTGGAATCCACCGCTAACGCTTGTACCCTGAACGAAATATCTGCAGAAAAGAACCATGGTTTGttcgctgctgctgctacTGCTGACGCCCGCCGCCGCCGTCTCTCCTTCGTCATTGCTGCTGTGACGGGTGTGTCTCGCATCTTTCCGGCTGTCTCGGCTTGCAAAAGCCTGAGGCTGCTTATTTGCGTCCAAGCCAGCGTCTCTTGTCCTACCCTATAGTCGAATACGAAGCCTACACAAATCCTGTTCTTGCCTATTCCTAACCTCATCCCTGTTCTCTCCTCTCCTTCCAGTCCCGCTTCTCGCGTGACAGGCCCACATCGCACCACGATCTTTAGCCCTACCCGTCTCTTATCATCGACGCC includes these proteins:
- a CDS encoding Trichoplein multi-domain protein — translated: MSCINAAIEAIESRDPGDKFTYSEVARRFGVDRSTLSRRHQQIRGSNEAKSRNQQLLHPHQELQLLEHIDELTEAGLPPTRTMIQNFASAIAGRAASQSWVTRFFHRHPDAIISRWSTGLDRNRHRADSVYKYESYFDLLSTKMAQHHIRAQDVYNMDEKGFLIGVTGRSKRVFSKQKYETGGFKKVIQDGNRDWITVIAAICADGSTLPPAIIYEATSGNMYARWVDDIAIDDPVYVTSSPSGWTNDQVGLAWLEQVFDRHTKEKAGNHTRLLILDGHGSHVTMDTHTLQPLDVVMFKPLAAAYSLSLQHYLQASHGLLAVRKDDFYRLFKPAWDSSFIKKHALKAFKATGIAPIDPEVVLKKFRKSTLTAPPPLVNVSRATITNLINQAYDPSSIAANNLSDILLRLQAAKEIAEYEKDALRAALHQRKAFHSGAVWWSPCKLREARFRQLVKEKEKEKELLDKIELKEAKENNRIYQLKIKEAARAAREEAKKVRDEAKAVKAAELDAKRRDRDAAKAIQQPQSGKRKASKPAAKQQPKKRRVGGAGGGTLAEVAAPAPPPTTTRRGRAVNTPAKYR